A single region of the Vicia villosa cultivar HV-30 ecotype Madison, WI linkage group LG4, Vvil1.0, whole genome shotgun sequence genome encodes:
- the LOC131600197 gene encoding protein LIGHT-DEPENDENT SHORT HYPOCOTYLS 4-like, with the protein MNSLQEFESSSNNKDMINTNPMSIITSSSSTSSSMMTLSSTTSASSSTTSPSSPSAATTTPSRYENQKRRDWNTFGQYLRNHRPPLSLSRCSGAHVLEFLRYLDQFGKTKVHTQICPFFGHPNPPAPCPCPLRQAWGSLDALIGRLRAAFEENGGKPEANPFGARAVRLYLREVRDSQAKARGISYEKKKRKRPPQPPPPPPPSNATGTDLDH; encoded by the coding sequence ATGAATTCTCTTCAAGAATTTGAATCTTCATCAAACAATAAAGACATGATCAACACCAACCCTATGAGCATAATAACATCCTCATCCTCAACATCATCATCCATGATGACACTATCATCAACTACATCAGCTTCATCATCAACAACCTCACCATCTTCACCATCAGCAGCCACAACAACACCAAGTAGATACGAGAATCAAAAGAGAAGAGACTGGAACACTTTCGGACAATACCTAAGAAACCACAGACCACCACTCTCCCTCTCACGTTGTAGTGGTGCTCATGTCCTTGAATTCTTGCGCTACCTTGAccagtttggaaaaacaaaagtTCACACACAGATTTGTCCGTTTTTCGGTCATCCAAACCCACCTGCACCTTGTCCTTGTCCTCTACGCCAAGCCTGGGGGAGTCTTGATGCACTGATAGGAAGACTTAGAGCTGCTTTTGAAGAGAATGGAGGAAAACCAGAAGCTAATCCTTTTGGTGCTCGTGCTGTTAGGCTTTACCTTCGTGAAGTTAGGGATTCACAGGCTAAAGCTAGAGGTATTAGTTatgagaaaaagaagagaaagcgTCCGCCTCAGCCGCCGCCACCGCCACCACCATCAAATGCAACTGGAACTGATCTTGATCACTAG